The Acidimicrobiia bacterium genome includes the window TGCCCCCAAGGCGAACCGCCCCCCCAACGCCACTCACCAGCGGAAGAAACGTCCCGGGCTATGTCCCCCAACGAGATCGACCGCCCCAGATTGACGGCCGACCCTCGTCAACCTGGTGTTCTACATTTCAGGAACGGCCATCATCTCGTAGATATCGATCGCAAATAAACCGTCGTTGTCACTCAGATATGGGTGCCCGTCGGTTAGCGCTTTGGCGGCGGCCATGTCGCTGGCCTCAAGAATTGAATAGCCGGTCAAGGATTCGGCAGTTCCTTCGGAGCCGTTATCGAGCACTGATGTCCCGGCACCCAAGGGGGTTCCGATGTCGGCTACGGCCGACCCAACCCTGCCATCCAGTCGGCCCACTTGGCCATGACGGCCTGGGATTGTTCTGGTGTCATGTCCGACATATCCGTGGCTTCGCCCTTGTACAAGATCAAGAATTTGGCCATTGCGTCTGCTCCATGGGGCCCTTCCGATCTTACTCCTTTACATTTTGTAAGCGTGTCTGAATTTTCAGCGCCTGCTAGGGCAGATCTTCGCCTTGGCCAGAGGATTCGGGAGGCCGGAATATTGTTTGATACAGCCGTACTAAATTTTGTGATACGCTTGTATCAATATTCAGGAAGGGCAAGACATGCCAGAGGCCAAGATCGGCCGTTTCAAGAGTGATGAAGCTCGAGCGAAGTTCTTCAAGATGTATGACGAGATGCTGACGAACTGGCCGGTGCCGTCCGAGGAGCTGGACGTTGAAACCGACTTTGGTACGACTCATGTCCGGCGTTCTGGCAAAGCAGGAGGATCGCCGATCGTGCTCGTACATCCCAATATTGGTACTTCACTGGCATGGTGGAGGCTCGTAGAGCCGCTGGCGGCATCGCATAATGTTCTTGCGCTCGACACGATCGGGGCTCTCGGCCGCAGCAGGCAAACGAAGCCCATCGCGGGCTCTTCTGAATATGCAGCTTGGCTCAATGGTGTGATTGAACAGCTAGATCTTGATGCGCCGCACCTTGTTGGGTACTCAGAGGGTGGCTACGTGGCGATGTGCTCGGCGTTGGGATCAACGACGATCGGCTCATTGGTTGCCATCGAACCGGGGGGAGCGATCGACCGGGTAAGTCGGCGGTTTCTGGGGGCGATGGTTGTGGCTGGAGTAAAAGCGCAGTTCAGCGATTACGCCTTGCAAGAGTTCGCTGAGCGCATATCTCCGGGAGTTGAATTTGCGCCCGGCGAGATGGAGGCCGTGCTGTTCGGAGCGAAGAACTTTAGACAGGGCCTTCCTTTTCCGAAGCGCTTCACCGACGATGAGCTTCAACGGATCACCGTCCCAACATTGTTCTATATGGGTGGAAAGACCGAGCTGTACAACCCGGTGAGTGCCGCCGAACGCGCTCAGCGGCTCATGCCAGATGTTGAGACGCTGATAGTGCCAGATGCCCAGCACGGCCTCCCGTTCCAATATCCGGAACTCACCACCATGACGATCCTCGACTTCATTGAGCGAGTCGAGGCGCGATGAGTGAAGCCGATCGACACGCGCGTCGGATACAGATAATCGAGGCGGTGGTCCGTACAACGGTGAGCGGCGGGCTGCAGGCAGCAACCTTCCGGAGCATCGCCAAAGAAGCGGGACTCTCGGTGCGTCTCGTCCAGTACTACTTCGGGACCAAAGACCAACTCCTGGCCGACACGCTCCAACAAGTTGGAAACGAAGCTGTAGCCCGCATCGGTGAGGCGCTTCAGGGTTTGGGGTCGGACCCTCGACCGAAAGCCAGGATCGACACCATCCTCGCCCAGTTCCTGCCTCTCGATAGCGAGCGACGTGAGGCCATGCTCGTGTTCATCGCACTCCGTACGGCCGCTCTCACCGATCCCTCTCTCGGTACCTCGCAAGAAGCGGGTCTGGACACATCTTTGATCGAGACGATTCAGCATGAACTGGAGCGTGCGGTCGCCGAAGGCGAAGCGCGCCCCGGGACGGTCCCGCACTCGGAGGCCGTTGTGCTCGTCGCAACCATGACGGGCATCGCGAACGGGCTCCTGGCGGGAACGTTTTCGGCCGAAGAAGCCCGCAATCTTCTCGACTACGCGATCGACCTGTCCATTCCTTGAGGTCTCAGCTCGTGAGATCCTGGTCGGCGGTGTGGCAGTGGAGCACCGTTAGGCGGCGACCCGGCTACCGCCGACTCAAGACGGTCCGGGCTCCGACGAACCCGAGCATCCGCACCACTCGACCTGCCGGTTTCCGACCCTCCGGTGATCTGAGCTCTGGGCTTCAGGCGAGGTTCACCTCGTCGCCCGGGTTGACCGTGCCTCCGCTCACCACGCTGGCGTACCAGCGGGACTGACCGGGGTGTTTGTCATGGGAGAGCCGGGAGAAGTCGCCGTCGGAAAACCATGGCGTGTTTTGTGAACAGGGAACCGCCGGGGCGGTCAGACGGCAGAGCACCTCGCCGATCTTGATTTCCAAACCGGCGCGGAGGTTCGACCATTCGAGTCCCCGGATCGTGATGTTTTCGCCGGCTGACCCGTAGGTGATCGGGTGGCCCTGTGCCTGGAACTCGTCGACGACTTCGGCGCTGAACAGGCACAGAGCCTGAAACGGGGCACCGTGATGGCGGCGGGTGGCTTGGCGGTCGCCCACCACACCCGTCTTGTCAATGGTCGCTGTCAGCAGCGGGAGTTTGGGCAGTCCACCGCCTGACCCAGAAACCTGGACGACCTCCCCTCTGCCGATGTCCACGATATCGCCGAGCTCGGTTCGGGTGGCGCCGATGGTCGTTTGCAGATGCAGGACAGCGTGGGCGAGGTGTCGGACGGCGAGGCCGACTGTTTCGTGACCGGTGTTGGCCTCAGGTACTGACCCGTCCCACCCGGCAGGGGTCAGGTCTCGCAGAACGCCCATCGTCAATTCCGTTTCGTGGCCGAGTGACTCGAGTACGGGTTGGAATGAGCTCTCCCGCTCCTCGTCGGTCGGCTCAGGACCCCGGATGGCGTGGACAATCATCCCTCGAACCGTGTGAAGAAACTCGGAGAGGCCGATGATCTGGTCGGCGATGGACGCCGAGGTTTCATCCGGGTGCTGATCCAACAACTCGGGTCGCATCGACTCGCAGGCCAGGTCGACCAAGTCGGTTGCATGGCTGATGGTTCTAATGGCATCTGGCATGTCCCAGGTTTCGATGTCGAACCCGCACGTAGGGCAGCCAGAGACAAATGGATAGAAGGAAGTGGTCATCGGGAAAAACCTAGCGTGGAATCGGGTCAAACTTGCGCGGTATTTGGGACGGTCGGACTGACCCGGAGGAGCAGGACCGTGGCGATGATGGCCAGAGCGGCTCCGGTTCCGAAGGCCGCTGCCGGTCCGAGTGTGGTGTAGAGAAGCCCAAAGAGGAGGCTGGCCGGAAGGGCGGTGAGGCCGACCGAACCGTGATAGAAGCCGAACGCTCCACCGCGAGCCTCGGCCGGCGCCAGCGCGGCGACCCAGGCCCGTTCCACGGGTTCGGTTAAACCGAAGTAGATCCCGTAGACCATAAACAAGATGACCAGACTGGTCGCGTCCGTTGTCAGCCCGAAGCCGAGGTAGATACCTGCATAAAGTACCCAACCACTCCCAATCAGGCCCCGGCGGCCAACCCGATCAGACAGTTGGCCGCCGTACAGGTTGGAAACCAGTTTCACTACATGGTGAAGCGACCAGAGCACTGCCACCCAGGCAGGAGCGAACCCGACGTCGGTGAGACGAAGCAACAGGAAGGCGTCGGTACTGTTGCCAAGGGTGAAAATGATGACGGCAAACAGCAACCGTCGAAACGACGAGTCCGTGGCTCGCCAGCCTTCGATGAGAGACCGAGGCTCCCCGGTGGCGACCGGTCGGTCGCCAGGCTCTTTCACCACGAATACCAGCACCAGCATGACGATGACTGCCGGGACCGCCGCCAAAAGGAACACTTGGCGCAGTCCGATCCCGGGAATCAACAGGAGGCCGGCCGCCACCAGCGGACCGGCCACCGCTCCGGCATGATCCATGGCCCGGTGCAAGCCATACGCGGCGCCCAGGCGCGCTGGGGGAGTCACATCGGCGATGAGGGCGTCGCGGGGAGAGCTTCGAATTCCCTTGCCGATGCGATCGGTGAATCGGAGCACGACGACGCTTGGCCAAGCCACGACGAGGCCGATCAGCGGTCGGGCGAGCCCTGATATGCCGTATCCGGCCATGACGAGCGGTTTGCGGCGTTGCATTCGGTCCGCCCACCGTCCGGAGAAGACCTTGAGTACGGCGGCCGTGGATTCGGCAATGCCTTCGATCGTCCCGAGCGCCAACGCCCCGGCCCCCAGAACCGTCACGAGAAACGCCGGCAACAGGGGGTAGATCATCTCACTGGATAGGTCCGTGAAGAAGCTGACGAATCCGAGCGCCACGACGGTTCTTGGCAACGTTCTCAACGAGGTCCGGAGCGACATCCGGGGTTTCTCAGGCATGCGCCGTCGTATCGTGGACCAAGCGGCCGATCGCCGTCTCCTTTTCGGTCAAGAGGCTAGCGACGTCCCGGGGTCAGTGACGGACTGAGAGGGAGATCGATAGTCGTATGAAGAGCGGCACGGAGTGGTGATGGTTTGTGGTCCAGGCACCGGTCAGGCAGGTTGACCCTGAAGCAGGCGCCCCCCAGGATGTCAGACTCTTCGTAGGTGGCGCTACCGCCGTGTGAGCTGGCTACGGCCGCTACAACGGCCAAGCCGACGCCGGAACCGGGGATGGCGGCGTTGAACCGATTCGCACCGCGCTCGAAACGTTGCCAAACGACTTGTTGGTCATGTTTGGGAACGCCCGGTCCATTGTCGTGGACTTCGATCACCAGGTCGCCCCCACGATTTTGTGCGACGATGGCGATCTCGCCGCTGCCGTATCGAACGGCGTTTTCGACGAGGTTGACGAGCACCTGCTGTACACGAACCCGATCGACGGTCGCCACGAGGTCTTCTTGCGTGAGGACCTCAATATGGGTGTTGGGGGCTTCGATAATGCGGAGCGTCTCGTCAATCACCGTGCTGAACTCGACTGTTTCCTCAACGAGCGCTATTTCGTTGGGGTCAAAGCGGGTTAGCAAGACAACGTCCGCGACGATGCGTGCCATACGGGCGGCTTCGCGGTACGTGACAGTAATGAGGTCATTCTGTTCTTCGGCGGTCAGCCCACTGTCCGGGTCATTCATCAGATCGAGGAAACCCACTATTGCTGTCAACGGAGTCCGTAGTTCGTGCGAGATGGATGAAACGAGATCACTTCGCTTCTGGTCGAGGTGGACGCGGTTGTCATGGATGGAGAGGCTTTGGCGGACGATGACGAAGAACCCGGCGACCAATGTGGCCGAGGTGAGGAGCTGGGTGGTCTTGTCGAATCCAGCGTGTGGGAGTGAGAACAGAGCGATTGCTCCCAGAGTCAAAGCCACCCCGTATGGTGCGCCAGCTGCCAGGAAATGGACGGCCCGCTCGGTGTATTCTCGTGGTTTGGGCGTCACGCCGGCGAAGTAGGCGCTACCCGCCATGAACCCCGAAGCGATGATAAATAGCGGGAAGACCGGGTGGGTATCAGCGAAATTCGATCGGACGCCCGAGGTAAGAAACGTGAGATCTGCCGCGACCTGAAAGACGCCTCCCAAGGCCAGGAACGACAGACGAAGGTCGAGCCGGTATTGGGATCGACGGCTCAGGAGCGTCACGAACAGGATGATGATCATGATGTCAAGGAGCGGATACGCCGTCCCCACCCAACGAGCCCAGGAACTGGTGCTGGATAGGTGGTGGCCGATCAGGTCGCCAACGACGAGGATCCATCCAAGGGTGCCGATGGATACTGCTCCCACGATTCCGTCGATGAGCGTGCGAGCCAGGTCGCGTCGCCCTGCGAAGGCGTTCGGGAGTGAAGCCGCCCCCGCCAGGACACCGACGTAGCCAAAGATGAAGAATATGTCGACTGGTCCAAAAGCTGGCTGATGTGCCCCGATGGTTTCGAGTACGGACAGCAGAATCACGCCGGTGGCGGCCGACGAGAGACCCGCTCCGATGAGCCGCCAAACGAGCCGCTCCCGACCCTCATTTTTTCCCGCATGGCGAAGGGCGAGCCAACCGCCGGTGACGTAGCCGAGAGCTACGGCGACGGTGCCAGCGGTTTCTGCAGTCTCTGGAGAGATCGCTGTTGAGACTGCCAGGATGACCATTATCGCCACAAACGCCATCGGCTTCCATATCGCCGATGGCCAATTCCTGGTTGCGAGACCTAATTGGGGCATGCTGACTTGCATCTAGTCAAATATCGGCTGTCACCAGGGTCTACTTGATGAAAATGTCGGTATTTGTTAGTTAATGACACTCACGAGGACGTCTTGTTGGCCGTAGTGAGGTCGGCTGGATCATCTGACAAGTCGATCATGTCCGGCAGGTTGATGTATTCCGCCAACGTTGCGATCATTGCCTCGATCTCCGCCAACGAATGGCTGGCGGTCACCGTGAAGCGTACGCCGCCTTCTCGCAAGGGTACGGCGGGGTACCCCGCCGCGTTCAGAAAAAACCCGTTGGTCATCATGACCTTGGTCATCCGAATGACGTTGTCTGGGGTGCCAACTCGCACGAACGTAATCGGAGTCCTGTCAAGTGATGGCACGGGCAGTCCATGCTCGACCACCAGGCGGTTGACGAGATCGATGCGCTCATAGAGCAAGGTTTGACGTTCGGCATGCTCCGGGCTGAGGTGAAGGTCGGCTGATCGGACGGCAGCTCCGAGGACCGCAGGGTGGATTGGCCCGCCAAAGGTCAGCGTTCCGCCCATCAAGATGATGGTTCTGGCCAGCGCGGGATCGCCGACGGCTAAAGCGGCTCCACCGGCACCGAAAGACTTCGATAACGAAACTGCCACGATCATGCGATCGCTCAGTTTGGTGTTCTCAAGGACGTAGCCAACTCCGTTTGGTCCAGCCCATCCGAAGCCATGGGCGTCGTCGTAATACACGAACAGGTTCTCGAACTCGTCCATCAGGTGGTCGATCTCGCCAACCGGAGCGACGTCGCCGAACATCGAGTAGACCCCATCGAGCAGATACCAGACCTTCTCGTAGTTCGGCGCCATCTTGGTGAGAGTCGCCCGAAGGCCGGTCATGTCGCTGTGCCTGACGACTTTCACCTGAATGCCTCGTCCCCGCAGGACGTCGGCAGCCAAATGGAGGGAGGCGTGTGCGCGAATGTCGATTACGACAAGATCGTCCCGGGAAACCAGGACGGGGAGGGCGGCCAAATGAGCCAGCGTGGTGGTTGGCGCCGGTATGACCGTATGCCCATCGAACATCTCCATGAGGCGGGTCTCGAGGTGGGTGTAGAGATCAATCGATGCGTAGGCGATCGACGACGAGTAGCTCGGCCCGAAACGATGAACCGCGTTCGTGGCGGCTTCTTTGAGGCGAAGATCCTGTCCAAGACCGAGATATGAGCATGACCCGAAATTGACGAGGTCGCGACCGTTCACCTTGATGTTGGTTCCACTCAACTCGTCGTCGGTGATTCGAACCCGAATGACGCCGGCGTCGACCCCGGCTTGCATCGTGGCCTGAATTGTTGCCAATAGCCTTGTTTCCCGGTCGCCACTCACCAGAACCCTTCCCTGTTGTCGCAATTTGTCAGACTTTGCCGGCCAAATGGTAGTGGCTTCTGGCGTGTTCTGCGATGCATACCAGCAGATGGTCCGGACTGCACCCCCAGGTCGACGTTGGCTATCGGTCTTTCTGTGTGATCCACGGAGGAGGTGGAGCCTCGATCCGGGCCAGGCTGGAATCGACCGATCCGAAGCGATCGGTGTTGTCATCTTGCCAGTCCTGCCAGGCCTGGGTGAGTTCGTCTCGGGTCCGGGCCACAAAGTTCCACCACATCTGGATGCGCTCGCCGAGTGGGACCCCACCGAGGAGCATGATCCGGCCACCGCCCGATCCGGCCTCGATCGAAAGTGATTCTGCACCGACCGGCACCATGCCGAGCCAACCCGGTTCGACGACGGCTTCGCCGACTTTGACGGACGCATCGATGGGGACGATGGCGTACTCAAATCGGTCGTCGGCCGGGATGACGGTAGAACCCGGTCGCATCTTCAACTCGGTTCCAACCAATTCGGAATCGACCACGGCGGTCGAGCTCACCGATCCGAGTGATCCGAGGATGACCGTTGCCTCTGTGTTTCCGATGGTGAGGGTCGGCAATTGGTTGTGGTGCTCAAAGCGCGATCCGCCGTGGCGGGTCGACTCAGGTTGGGCGAGCCACATCTGGAATCCGCGCCCCGCCGGGGTCACCCCGAGTTCGGCATGGGCAATGCCCCGTCCGGCGGTCATGAGATTCAGCTGGCCTGGCTTGATCAGCTGTTGGGTGCCAAGCGAGTCTCCGTGCAAAGCCTCTCCCTCAAACAGCCAGGTGACCGTGGCGAGGCCGGTGTGAGGGTGAGGGCCGACCTCCATGGGCTTGGGTTCCGAGAACTCGTCAGGGAGAAAGCAGTCCACAAAACACCACGGCCCGACGGTCCGCCGGCCCTTCGTGGGAAGCACCCGCACGACCCCCATCCCACCAACCGATGCCTGCCGCCCCTGGGTGACCTCGATGCGGCTAGGCACACCGTCGAGCGATTGGCTTCCGGGAGTTGTCACGGTTTGGTCGCGTTGGGGTTGCTCCATTCGGGGAGTCTACGTGTCCCCGCAGTCGGTGCCTGGATGCCGGTGATGGTTGGGGTGGTCTAGACGGCCAGCTGAGCGGCGACGACGTCGTGGACGATCTGACCGTGGCGAACGTTGAGGCCGCCGGCCAATTCGGGTCGGCGGTCCATGGCGGCATCGAGGCCCTCACTCGCCAGCAGCCTCAGATAGGGCGTTGTCACGTTCGTAAGGGCAAAGGTCGACGTACGGGGTACGGCACCAGGGATGTTTCCGACGGCGTAGTGGACAACCTCGTCAATGATGTATGTGGGGTCGGAGTGTTTGGTTTCGCGGCTGGTTTCGAAACAGCCGCCCTGGTCGATCGAGATGTCCACGAGTACTGATCCGGGCCGCATTTTGGTGACATCTTCTCGGTTCAGGAGTCTCGGGGCGCGAGCGCCGGGGAGCAGCACGGCGCCGATGATGAGGTCGGCGTTGGTGGCTGCGTTCTTGATGTCGAACGGGCTGGCAACCCGGGTCTTGACCGCTCCGTGATATTGCCGGTCGATGGCGCGGAGTGGAACGGGACTCATATCAAAGACATGGACGTCTGCCCCCATGCCGTAAGCCATCTGGGCAGCGTTGGATCCAGCCACGCCGCCGCCGATGATCACGACGGTGGCGGGTTCGACCCCGGGGACGCCGCCGAGCAGGATCCCCCGGCCTCCGGCGTAGCTCTCCAAGAATCTGGCCCCGACCTGGACCGACATGCGGCCGGCCACTTCGGACATCGGAGCCAGCAGAGGAAGCGATCGATCGGGTAATTGGACGGTTTCGTAGGCGATGGCAGTCGTGCCGCTGTCGGTCAGCGCCCTGGCCACCTCCGGGTAGGCCGCCAGGTGAAGATAGGTAAACAACGTGAGGTCATCCCTCAGGTATTCGAATTCTGTCTCCTGCGGTTCCTTCACCTTGACGATGATGTCGGCGTAGCCCCATACGTCACTGGCTGAATCGACAATGAGGGCGCCCGCTTGCTGGTATTCGGCATCCCCGATGCGGGATCCGGAGCCTGCCCCGCTCTCAACGATTACGTCGTGACCATCCTCAACGAGAGCGTGGGCACCCGATGGCGTCAGAGCAACTCGGTTCTCGTCGATCTTGGTCTCACGGACGACTCCGACTCGCATCTGTCTACCTCCACGCGCGGGCTACCTATCGTCCCAGGGACGCTCATTAAGGTACACCGTGGTTGGTATCACGTAAAGAGCCAGAACCGTCAGCGTTACAGGTACCAGTGCCGGCTTAGCGGAGTCGATCGATCACGCGGGCGATAATCGCCAGTCCTGGTTCAATGGCCCCGAGCGGAGTTGATGCATACCCCAGCTTGAAATGATTGCGCGGAATCGGAGGGGTAACGAAGCATGGTCCGCCGGCCTCGACGACCACCCCTTCTTCGATGGCCAGTTCGGCCATCGTGGTGGCGTCGAAGTCGACCGGTCCGCCGACCCAGATCG containing:
- a CDS encoding MFS transporter, with product MSLRTSLRTLPRTVVALGFVSFFTDLSSEMIYPLLPAFLVTVLGAGALALGTIEGIAESTAAVLKVFSGRWADRMQRRKPLVMAGYGISGLARPLIGLVVAWPSVVVLRFTDRIGKGIRSSPRDALIADVTPPARLGAAYGLHRAMDHAGAVAGPLVAAGLLLIPGIGLRQVFLLAAVPAVIVMLVLVFVVKEPGDRPVATGEPRSLIEGWRATDSSFRRLLFAVIIFTLGNSTDAFLLLRLTDVGFAPAWVAVLWSLHHVVKLVSNLYGGQLSDRVGRRGLIGSGWVLYAGIYLGFGLTTDATSLVILFMVYGIYFGLTEPVERAWVAALAPAEARGGAFGFYHGSVGLTALPASLLFGLLYTTLGPAAAFGTGAALAIIATVLLLRVSPTVPNTAQV
- a CDS encoding TetR/AcrR family transcriptional regulator; the protein is MSEADRHARRIQIIEAVVRTTVSGGLQAATFRSIAKEAGLSVRLVQYYFGTKDQLLADTLQQVGNEAVARIGEALQGLGSDPRPKARIDTILAQFLPLDSERREAMLVFIALRTAALTDPSLGTSQEAGLDTSLIETIQHELERAVAEGEARPGTVPHSEAVVLVATMTGIANGLLAGTFSAEEARNLLDYAIDLSIP
- a CDS encoding pirin family protein, with amino-acid sequence MEQPQRDQTVTTPGSQSLDGVPSRIEVTQGRQASVGGMGVVRVLPTKGRRTVGPWCFVDCFLPDEFSEPKPMEVGPHPHTGLATVTWLFEGEALHGDSLGTQQLIKPGQLNLMTAGRGIAHAELGVTPAGRGFQMWLAQPESTRHGGSRFEHHNQLPTLTIGNTEATVILGSLGSVSSTAVVDSELVGTELKMRPGSTVIPADDRFEYAIVPIDASVKVGEAVVEPGWLGMVPVGAESLSIEAGSGGGRIMLLGGVPLGERIQMWWNFVARTRDELTQAWQDWQDDNTDRFGSVDSSLARIEAPPPPWITQKDR
- a CDS encoding MOSC domain-containing protein, encoding MTTSFYPFVSGCPTCGFDIETWDMPDAIRTISHATDLVDLACESMRPELLDQHPDETSASIADQIIGLSEFLHTVRGMIVHAIRGPEPTDEERESSFQPVLESLGHETELTMGVLRDLTPAGWDGSVPEANTGHETVGLAVRHLAHAVLHLQTTIGATRTELGDIVDIGRGEVVQVSGSGGGLPKLPLLTATIDKTGVVGDRQATRRHHGAPFQALCLFSAEVVDEFQAQGHPITYGSAGENITIRGLEWSNLRAGLEIKIGEVLCRLTAPAVPCSQNTPWFSDGDFSRLSHDKHPGQSRWYASVVSGGTVNPGDEVNLA
- a CDS encoding alpha/beta hydrolase, encoding MPEAKIGRFKSDEARAKFFKMYDEMLTNWPVPSEELDVETDFGTTHVRRSGKAGGSPIVLVHPNIGTSLAWWRLVEPLAASHNVLALDTIGALGRSRQTKPIAGSSEYAAWLNGVIEQLDLDAPHLVGYSEGGYVAMCSALGSTTIGSLVAIEPGGAIDRVSRRFLGAMVVAGVKAQFSDYALQEFAERISPGVEFAPGEMEAVLFGAKNFRQGLPFPKRFTDDELQRITVPTLFYMGGKTELYNPVSAAERAQRLMPDVETLIVPDAQHGLPFQYPELTTMTILDFIERVEAR
- the ald gene encoding alanine dehydrogenase, producing MRVGVVRETKIDENRVALTPSGAHALVEDGHDVIVESGAGSGSRIGDAEYQQAGALIVDSASDVWGYADIIVKVKEPQETEFEYLRDDLTLFTYLHLAAYPEVARALTDSGTTAIAYETVQLPDRSLPLLAPMSEVAGRMSVQVGARFLESYAGGRGILLGGVPGVEPATVVIIGGGVAGSNAAQMAYGMGADVHVFDMSPVPLRAIDRQYHGAVKTRVASPFDIKNAATNADLIIGAVLLPGARAPRLLNREDVTKMRPGSVLVDISIDQGGCFETSRETKHSDPTYIIDEVVHYAVGNIPGAVPRTSTFALTNVTTPYLRLLASEGLDAAMDRRPELAGGLNVRHGQIVHDVVAAQLAV
- a CDS encoding aminotransferase class I/II-fold pyridoxal phosphate-dependent enzyme, with protein sequence MATIQATMQAGVDAGVIRVRITDDELSGTNIKVNGRDLVNFGSCSYLGLGQDLRLKEAATNAVHRFGPSYSSSIAYASIDLYTHLETRLMEMFDGHTVIPAPTTTLAHLAALPVLVSRDDLVVIDIRAHASLHLAADVLRGRGIQVKVVRHSDMTGLRATLTKMAPNYEKVWYLLDGVYSMFGDVAPVGEIDHLMDEFENLFVYYDDAHGFGWAGPNGVGYVLENTKLSDRMIVAVSLSKSFGAGGAALAVGDPALARTIILMGGTLTFGGPIHPAVLGAAVRSADLHLSPEHAERQTLLYERIDLVNRLVVEHGLPVPSLDRTPITFVRVGTPDNVIRMTKVMMTNGFFLNAAGYPAVPLREGGVRFTVTASHSLAEIEAMIATLAEYINLPDMIDLSDDPADLTTANKTSS